CGGATTTCAGGTTGCCCGCCAACAAGACTGACCCGCATGTCATCCGAACGCCGTACATTCGCGATCATCTCGCACCCCGACGCGGGTAAGACCACGCTGACCGAAAAGCTGCTGTTGACCGGCGGCGCGATTCACCTGGCTGGGGAGGTGAAGGCGCGCGGGCAGGCGCGGCGTGCCCGGTCGGACTGGATGAAGATTGAGCAGCAGCGCGGCATCTCCGTCACCTCCAGCGTGATGACGTTCGAGCGCGATGGCATGACGTTCAACCTGCTCGACACGCCGGGGCACGAGGATTTTTCCGAAGATACCTATCGCACGCTGACAGCGGTCGATTCCGCGATCATGGTGATCGACGCCGCCAAGGGTATCGAACCGCAGACCCGCAAGCTGTTCGAGGTCTGTCGGTTGCGCAGCGTGCCGATTATCACTTTCGTCAACAAGGTAGACCGCGAAGGGCGCGAACCGTTCGAACTGCTGGACGAAGTGGCCGACATGCTGGCGCTGGACGTCTGCCCGATGACTTGGCCGGTCGGCATGGGCGGACGGTTCGAGGGTATTCTCGACCTCGCCACCGGTGCCGTCGCCCGGCCCGAAGGTAGGTCGAAGGAGTTTCTCGGTAAAGTCGATGAAAATGCGACGATCCCCGATGAGTTTTCAGAGCAGGCCGAACTGGCGCAGGCGGGCTATCCGGAATTCGACGTCGAAGCCTATCGCGGCGGCGACCTGACGCCGGTCTATTTCGGGTCGGCGCTCAAGAACTTTGGCGTGGTGCAACTGATCGAGGCGATTGCCCAGCACGCCCCGCCGCCGCGCCCGCAGCCGAGCGAGAGCGGTCCGGTCGAGCCGGGCAAGGACGAAGTATCGGGCTTCATCTTCAAGGTGCAGGCCAATATGGATCCGCAGCACCGCGACCGCATCGCCTTCATGCGGCTGGTGTCGGGCACGTTCAAGCGCGGCATGAAGCTGACGCCATCGGGCCTTGGGAAGCCGATTGCTGTGCATTCGCCGATCATGTTCTTCGCACAGGATCGAGAGATTGCCGATACCGCCGAACCCGGCGATATCATCGGCATTCCGAACCATGGCACCCTGCGCGTGGGGGACAGCCTGTCAGAGCGGAACGACATCCGGTTTACCGGCCTGCCCAACTTCGCGCCCGAAATCCTGCGCCGTGTGGCGTTGGTCGATCCGACCAAGACCAAGCAACTGCGCAAGGCGCTGGACGACCTGTCGGAAGAAGGCGTGATCCAGGTGTTCTACCCCGAAATCGGCAGCCAGTGGGTAATCGGCGTGGTCGGTCAGCTTCAGCTCGATGTGCTGATCAGCCGGCTTGCGGCGGAATACAAGGTCGAGGCGAACCTTGAACCCGCGCCCTTTGCCACCGCGCGGTGGGTAAAAGGTGACGACAAGAAGATCGAGGAATTCGCCGGGTTCAACCGCGCCAACATGGCGAAAGACCGCGACGGGGACTCGGTGTTCCTCGCCAAGTCGCCGTGGGATGTCGGCTATCAGCAGGAAAAGAACCCTGACCTGACCTTCGGCGCGACCAAGGAGCGATAATGACCAGCGAACGCATCTGGACCGTCTATCTGTCTGGCGAGATCCACACGAACTGGCGCGTAGAGATCATGGACGCGGCGAAGCATCGAGGCTTGCCGATCCGGTTCTCTGCCCCCGTGACCGACCACCCCGCATCCGACGATTGCGGTGTCGCGATCCTTGGTGCGGAGGAGAACAAGTTCTGGCACGATCGCAAGGGGGCGCAGGTTAACGCGATCCGCACTCAGACGCTGATCAAGGATGCCGACATCGTCGTCGTCCGCTTTGGCGACAAGTACAAGCAATGGAACGCCGCCTTCGACGCGGGCTATGCCGCCGCGCTGGGTAAGCCGATCATCGTCAACCATGACGACAGCATCGTTCACCCGTTGAAGGAAGTGGATGCCGCTGCGATGGCGGTTGCCGAAACCCCGGCCCAGATCGTGGACATACTGGATTACGCAATCACGGGTCGGCTTGCCGGATATACCGACCGCTGACACCATACGCGCGGAACCGGATCGCGTTTCGGGGTTAGGTTGTTCGTGGAACTGAAGTTCGCCAGCTACAACATTCACAAGGCAGTCGGCCTCGACCGACGCCGCGATCCCGACCGTATCCTGTCTGTCTTGCACGAAATCGATGCGGACGTGGTGGCGTTGCAGGAATGCGACCGCCGCTTCGGCCAGCGCGAAAGCGTCTTGCCCCGCGCGCGGATCGAGGATTCGGCATATCGCCCCATCACGCTAGGCATCCGGCCAGGCAGCCTTGGCTGGCACGGGAACACGTTCCTCGTGAAAAAGCACCTCGACATCATCGAGGCCGAGCCGCTGAGCCTGCCCACGCTGGAGCCGCGCGGTGCGGTGCGCCTCGATATCGAGCATGAAGGGAAGCGGGTGCGGGCGGTGGGTATGCACCTCGACCTGTCAGGCTTTCGGCGGCGGGAACAGGCCGTGGCGCTGTTAAAGCATCTGGACGCCTGCGATGGCACTTGCCCGACGGTCGTCATGGGCGATACCAACGAATGGTCACGCACCGGGGGTATGCTCCGCGTGTTCCGCGACGATTGGAACTGCGCCGAATGCGGCCCCAGTTTTCCCACGCGGCGTCCGCTCGCACGGCTCGACCGCATCTTCGCCAGCCGCGATTGGCACCATGCGGATAGCGGCGTGCATCACAGCTTTCTGGCATCGCGCGCGTCGGATCATCTGCCCGTCTGGGCATCGCTGGTGCTTCGATAGAGGCATTCTCGGTGCCTAAAAATTAGGCACGATGCTGCACCTGCACAGAATCGAAGCGTAAGTCCTAACGCTTCGTTACGAATGCGACTCGGCGCTTTTCCGCGATTCTGGCTCGTCTCATCAAATTGGCACGCCCTTTGCTTGTATGCTGACGACCGGCAGACGGGCCGGTAGGCAAAAGGGGGCTGAGATGAAGTTCATCATCGCCATTATAAAGCCGTTCAAGCTGGACGAAGTTCGCGATGCCCTGGGCACGCTGGGCGTGGCCGGCATGACGGTTACCGAGGTTAAGGGTTTCGGACGCCAGAAGGGCCAGACCGAAATTTACCGCGGTGCGGAATATTCCACCAACATGCTGCCGAAGGTGAAGATCGAGATCGCCGCAAGCGACGCGCTTGCGCCGCAGATCATCGAATCCATCCAGCAGACGGCCAGCACCGAAGCCATCGGTGACGGCAAGATCTTCGTGATGGACTTGGCCAGCGCGGTGCGCATCCGCACCGGCGAAGCCGGCGACACGGCGCTTTGATTAAGGGGGATCTGAAAATGGATCGTAACACCATTAAATGGGGCGCCCGGGCCATTGCCACGGCCGCCCTGGTCGCGCCCGTCGCGGCTTTCGCTCAGGACGAGGCACCCGCAGCTGCCGAAATGGTCGGCGGCGGCACGGCCTACATTCTCAACACCCTGCTGTTCCTCATCGGCGGCTTCCTCGTCATGTGGATGGCGGCGGGCTTCGCCATGTTGGAAGCAGGCCTCGTCCGTTCCAAGAACGTGTCGATGCAGTGCCTGAAGAATATCGCGCTCTACTCGATCGCGGGCATCATGTTCTGGGTCATCGGCTACAACATCGCCTATCCGGGCGACTTCAACGGCTATTTCGGTCTGTCGGGTATCACTTACCCGATGCAGGGCGTTGGCGAAGCGGACACCGACACCGGCTATTCGGTCGCGTCGGACTGGTTCTTCCAGATGGTCTTCTGCGCCACCACCGCCTCAATCGTTTCGGGCACCTTGGCAGAGCGCATCAAGCTTTGGCCGTTCCTCATCTTCACCGTTGTCCTTACCGGCGTGATTTACCCGGTTGTGGTCAGCTGGGAATGGGGCGCTGGCTTCCTTGACCAGATGGGCTTCTCCGACTTCGCGGGTTCGACGCTGGTCCACTCGACCGGTGGCTGGGCCGCGCTTGTCGGTGCGATCATCCTCGGCGCTCGTGCGGGCCGCTATGGTCCCGATGGCCGCGTCAACGTCTTCCCGGGCACGAACATTCCGCTCGCCACGCTGGGTACTTTCATCCTGTGGCTCGGCTGGTTCGGTTTCAACGGCGCTTCGCAGCTGGCGATGGGCACCGTGGGCGACGTTTCGGACGTGTCGAAGATTTTCGTGAACACGAACATGGCGGCTTGCGCCGGCGTGGTCGTCGCGATCATCCTGACGCAGATCATCTACAAGAAGGTCGACGTGACCATGGCGCTGAATGGCGCACTGGCCGGCCTCGTCTCGATCACGGCTGAGCCGCTGACCCCGTCGGTCCCGATGGCGATGCTGATCGGCGGCATCGGCGGCGTGATCGTGGTCTTTGCGGTCCCGATGCTCGACAAGCTGAAGATCGACGACGTTGTCGGCGCGATCCCGGTCCACCTGTTCGCGGGTATCTGGGGCACCCTCGCGGTCTGCCTGACCAACGGCGACGTTCCGTTCATCGCACAGCTGACCGGCGTGATCGCCACGGGCGTCTTCGTTTCGATCGCCGCTGGCATCGTCTGGTTCATCCTGAAGATGGTCATGGGCCTGCGCCCGTCGGCCGAGGACGAACTGACGGGTCTCGACAAGGTCGAGGTCGGCGTCGAAGCCTATCCGGAATTCGTCAACACCTGACGACTTCCACACCCAATTTGGCGGGGTGGTTCCTCCTCTCCTCTCCCCACCCCGCCAAACCAGCGTTCCTCCTGCGAACGTGACTTTAGGGGACCGGAAAGCCAGCCGCTTTCCGGTCCCTTTTTTTCGCTTTTGCGACATATTGCCGACCATTCTCTTGCGCAGTGCAGCAAATCATGCATCACTGCGCCGTCCGGAATGTTCCCGGAAATTGTCATCAGGAGGGGCTTTTTCGATGAAATATATCATCGCGATCATAAAGCCGCACAAGCTGGACGAAGTGCGAGAGGCACTGGGTTCGCTTGGCGTGGCGGGAATGACGGCGTCCGAGGTCAAGGGCTTTGGGCGGCAGAAGGGACAGACCGAAATCTACCGTGGTGCAGAATACTCGGTAAACATGGTTCCCAAGGTAAAGATCGAGATCGCGGCCAGCGACGCGCTTGCGCCGCAGATCGTGGAAACGATCCAGAACTCCGCAAACAGCGATGCGATCGGCGACGGTAAGGTCTTCGTCCTCGATCTGGCATCGGCGGTCCGCATCCGTACCGGCGAAACGGGCGATACCGCCCTTTAAGGCGGTCTTTGAAAAGGGGAAATTCAATGATCCGCAAGGTTCTTTGCGGCGCCGGAACCGTGGCAGCTTCGCTGCTGCTTCCCGCCGTCGCCTTTGCGCAGGAGGCTGCCGAGGCGGCTGCGCCTGTCGCCAATCCCGGCAACAACGCATGGATGATGACGGCCACCGTGCTGGTCATGATGATGATCCTGCCGGGCCTCGCGCTGTTCTATGGCGGTCTGACCCGGTCGAAGAACATGCTCTCCACCATGACCCAGATCGGCGCGACCGCCGCGCTGGCGATGCTGGTGTGGATCATGTGGGGCTATTCGATGGCGTTCGGACCGGAAGCGGTCGGCGGGCTAGAGGCTTTCGTCTCGACCGGCAGCTACTTCCTGTCGAGCGTTACACCGGATACGACCGCTGCGACCTTCTCTGATGAAGTGATCAGCGAATATGTCTTCGTCAGCTTCCAGATGACTTTCGCGGCGATCACCGCCGCGCTGGTTCTGGGTGCGACGGCGGAGCGTATGAAGTTCTCGGCCACGATGCTGTTTACCGTGCTGTGGCTGACGGTGGTCTACTTCCCGATTGCGCATATGGTGTGGGCCGGTGGCGGCCTCCTGTTCGAGATGGGTGCTCTGGACTTTGCGGGCGGTACCGTCGTTCACATCAACGCCGGCGTCTCGGGCCTGGTGCTCGCCTACCTGCTGGGCAAGCGCAAGGGTTACCCGACCGAGCCGATGCCGCCGCACTCGCTGACGCTGACGATGGTCGGCACTGGCCTGCTGTGGGTGGGCTGGTTCGGCTTCAACGCCGGTTCGGAACTGGAAGCCGACGGTTTTGCGGGCCTTGCGATGATCAACACCTTCGTCGCCACGGCGGCGGGTGGCCTGGCCTGGATGGTCATGGAAAAGATCGCCGGTCACAAGGGGTCGGCGCTGGGCTTCTGCTCGGGCATCATTGCCGGTCTTGTCGCGGTTACGCCTGCGGCGGGTAACTCCGGCCCGTTCGGTGCGGTCGTGCTGGGCATCGTCGCCTCGCTGGTTTGCTATTTCATGGTGGCGAAGATCAAGCCTGCGATGGGCTACGACGATTCGCTGGACGCTTTCGGCATCCACGGCATCGGCGGC
The sequence above is a segment of the Croceicoccus naphthovorans genome. Coding sequences within it:
- a CDS encoding peptide chain release factor 3, producing MSSERRTFAIISHPDAGKTTLTEKLLLTGGAIHLAGEVKARGQARRARSDWMKIEQQRGISVTSSVMTFERDGMTFNLLDTPGHEDFSEDTYRTLTAVDSAIMVIDAAKGIEPQTRKLFEVCRLRSVPIITFVNKVDREGREPFELLDEVADMLALDVCPMTWPVGMGGRFEGILDLATGAVARPEGRSKEFLGKVDENATIPDEFSEQAELAQAGYPEFDVEAYRGGDLTPVYFGSALKNFGVVQLIEAIAQHAPPPRPQPSESGPVEPGKDEVSGFIFKVQANMDPQHRDRIAFMRLVSGTFKRGMKLTPSGLGKPIAVHSPIMFFAQDREIADTAEPGDIIGIPNHGTLRVGDSLSERNDIRFTGLPNFAPEILRRVALVDPTKTKQLRKALDDLSEEGVIQVFYPEIGSQWVIGVVGQLQLDVLISRLAAEYKVEANLEPAPFATARWVKGDDKKIEEFAGFNRANMAKDRDGDSVFLAKSPWDVGYQQEKNPDLTFGATKER
- a CDS encoding YtoQ family protein, with product MTSERIWTVYLSGEIHTNWRVEIMDAAKHRGLPIRFSAPVTDHPASDDCGVAILGAEENKFWHDRKGAQVNAIRTQTLIKDADIVVVRFGDKYKQWNAAFDAGYAAALGKPIIVNHDDSIVHPLKEVDAAAMAVAETPAQIVDILDYAITGRLAGYTDR
- a CDS encoding endonuclease/exonuclease/phosphatase family protein, producing the protein MELKFASYNIHKAVGLDRRRDPDRILSVLHEIDADVVALQECDRRFGQRESVLPRARIEDSAYRPITLGIRPGSLGWHGNTFLVKKHLDIIEAEPLSLPTLEPRGAVRLDIEHEGKRVRAVGMHLDLSGFRRREQAVALLKHLDACDGTCPTVVMGDTNEWSRTGGMLRVFRDDWNCAECGPSFPTRRPLARLDRIFASRDWHHADSGVHHSFLASRASDHLPVWASLVLR
- a CDS encoding ammonium transporter, with the protein product MIRKVLCGAGTVAASLLLPAVAFAQEAAEAAAPVANPGNNAWMMTATVLVMMMILPGLALFYGGLTRSKNMLSTMTQIGATAALAMLVWIMWGYSMAFGPEAVGGLEAFVSTGSYFLSSVTPDTTAATFSDEVISEYVFVSFQMTFAAITAALVLGATAERMKFSATMLFTVLWLTVVYFPIAHMVWAGGGLLFEMGALDFAGGTVVHINAGVSGLVLAYLLGKRKGYPTEPMPPHSLTLTMVGTGLLWVGWFGFNAGSELEADGFAGLAMINTFVATAAGGLAWMVMEKIAGHKGSALGFCSGIIAGLVAVTPAAGNSGPFGAVVLGIVASLVCYFMVAKIKPAMGYDDSLDAFGIHGIGGIIGAVGTGFVNTMFNGPGNGDAASMMDQVGIQVVAVLVAIAWAAIGTLIVGLIVKFTVGLRVSEETELAGLDIGEHGERAYND
- a CDS encoding ammonium transporter, whose amino-acid sequence is MDRNTIKWGARAIATAALVAPVAAFAQDEAPAAAEMVGGGTAYILNTLLFLIGGFLVMWMAAGFAMLEAGLVRSKNVSMQCLKNIALYSIAGIMFWVIGYNIAYPGDFNGYFGLSGITYPMQGVGEADTDTGYSVASDWFFQMVFCATTASIVSGTLAERIKLWPFLIFTVVLTGVIYPVVVSWEWGAGFLDQMGFSDFAGSTLVHSTGGWAALVGAIILGARAGRYGPDGRVNVFPGTNIPLATLGTFILWLGWFGFNGASQLAMGTVGDVSDVSKIFVNTNMAACAGVVVAIILTQIIYKKVDVTMALNGALAGLVSITAEPLTPSVPMAMLIGGIGGVIVVFAVPMLDKLKIDDVVGAIPVHLFAGIWGTLAVCLTNGDVPFIAQLTGVIATGVFVSIAAGIVWFILKMVMGLRPSAEDELTGLDKVEVGVEAYPEFVNT
- a CDS encoding P-II family nitrogen regulator, which translates into the protein MKYIIAIIKPHKLDEVREALGSLGVAGMTASEVKGFGRQKGQTEIYRGAEYSVNMVPKVKIEIAASDALAPQIVETIQNSANSDAIGDGKVFVLDLASAVRIRTGETGDTAL
- a CDS encoding P-II family nitrogen regulator, coding for MKFIIAIIKPFKLDEVRDALGTLGVAGMTVTEVKGFGRQKGQTEIYRGAEYSTNMLPKVKIEIAASDALAPQIIESIQQTASTEAIGDGKIFVMDLASAVRIRTGEAGDTAL